The proteins below come from a single Ptychodera flava strain L36383 chromosome 6, AS_Pfla_20210202, whole genome shotgun sequence genomic window:
- the LOC139134427 gene encoding hepatocyte growth factor receptor-like — MFGGAGNIVFYNPGKNDYLVIKGERLDCGATRNDITIEVGLAYCTPIISLYRTQLTCTPPSSEPPVRSEYLESHGFPHVLVQVGVGGNSYLIGYIDYKDTKLPFEAWIIAIAVGVIFLVLFAVGVVIYSVVRRIRRRSEGVDGQHDKSRQTEYETMRSSPGAYQSVSFDGGAAYLHLSSKDKGTLMDKLDEETRLQIQDVLIESSRIQLSSGEVLGKGEFGRVLLGDLLDEDAKRSFKVAVKSLKKYTDIEDVRKFLEEGIMMKDFKHPNVLSLIGVCIDDDDCPMIVLPYMKHGDLKSFIEKPERELTVGKIVTFSLQIAQGMAYLSTLKFVHRDLAARNCMVDESETVKVSDFGLSRDIYEREYYTSEDKKAKLPFRWMPLESIKKSIFNVKTDVWSYGVLVWELLTRGELPYSSIDNWDIPNYLERGRRLPQPAHAPDDLYEVMLKCWHKDPTERPEFETVVGQLRYISERGEKGSEDSYYFQPVESPHYISLYSSPS, encoded by the exons ATGTTCGGTGGTGCAGGGAATATCGTCTTTTACAATCCTGGCAAAAATGACTATCTCGTTATTAAG GGCGAAAGACTAGATTGTGGTGCCACAAGAAACGACATAACTATCGAGGTAGGACTTGCCTACTGCACTCCGATTATTTCCCTCTATCGCACACAATTGACATGTACACCGCCATCAAGTGAACCGCCAGTGAGAAGCGAGTACTTGGAGAGCCACGGTTTTCCTCATGTTTTG GTACAAGTCGGGGTCGGCGGCAACAGTTACCTAATCGGTTACATTGACTATAAAGATACGAAGTTACCCTTCGAGGCCTGGATCATCGCTATCGCCGTCGGTGTCATTTTTCTGGTACTCTTCGCCGTAGGTGTTGTCATCTACTCTGTAGTGCGCCGCATTAGGCGGCGTTCGGAAGGAGTCGACGGTCAACACGATAAGTCCCGCCAAACCGAATACGAGACCATGCGGTCTTCTCCCGGGGCATACCAGAGCGTTTCCTTCGATGGAGGCGCAGCTTACTTACATCTTAGCAGCAAAG ACAAGGGGACGCTGATGGACAAGCTGGATGAGGAAACTCGTCTACAGATACAAGATGTGCTGATCGAGAGTAGCAGAATTCAACTGAGCAGCGGTGAAGTCCTCGGCAAAG GAGAATTTGGAAGAGTGCTGCTTGGCGATCTTTTAGACGAAGATGCCAAACGAAGCTTCAAAGTTGCCGTGAAATCGTTGAAAA AATACACTGACATAGAAGATGTGCGTAAATTTCTGGAAGAGGGAATAATGATGAAGGATTTCAAACACCCCAACGTCTTAAGTCTGATCGGAGTTTGCATTGACGACGACGACTGTCCCATGATTGTACTTCCCTACATGAAACATGGCGACCTGAAATCATTCATAGAGAAACCTGAAAGG GAACTGACCGTTGGCAAGATTGTGACGTTTTCACTACAAATTGCTCAAGGTATGGCATATTTGTCGACTCTGAAATTCGTACATCGTGACCTGGCTGCTAGAAATTGTAT GGTTGATGAATCGGAGACTGTGAAAGTGTCGGACTTCGgattgtcacgtgacatttacGAACGGGAATACTACACCAGCGAAGACAAGAAAGCCAAGTTACCATTTCGATGGATGCCACTGGAAAGTATTAAGAAGAGTATATTCAACGTGAAAACAGACGTG TGGTCGTACGGTGTGTTGGTGTGGGAACTGTTGACACGAGGAGAGCTCCCCTACTCCAGCATTGATAACTGGGACATACCTAACTACTTGGAAAGAGGAAGAAGACTGCCACAGCCGGCCCACGCCCCGGATGATTT GTATGAAGTAATGCTAAAATGTTGGCACAAAGATCCGACAGAAAGGCCGGAATTTGAAACAGTGGTTGGACAGCTGCGATACATTTCAGAGCGAGGCGAGAAAGGATCGGAAGATAGCTACTACTTCCAACCAGTAGAAAGTCCGCATTACATCAGCTTATACAGCTCTCCGTCATAG